The following coding sequences are from one Granulicella arctica window:
- a CDS encoding HU family DNA-binding protein encodes MIKQDLIQRVVDRTGLPKTKAEAAVDAIFDTMKQSLIAGDRIELRGFGVFTVKPRKTGIGRNPRTGAEVTIAPGKAVRFKPGKELHLLD; translated from the coding sequence TTGATCAAGCAGGATCTCATTCAACGGGTTGTGGACCGTACCGGCCTGCCGAAGACCAAGGCCGAGGCGGCGGTTGACGCCATCTTCGACACGATGAAGCAGAGCCTCATCGCTGGCGACCGAATCGAACTGCGCGGCTTTGGCGTGTTTACCGTGAAGCCAAGGAAGACAGGCATCGGCCGCAACCCCCGCACAGGCGCCGAGGTAACGATCGCGCCGGGTAAAGCGGTGCGGTTCAAGCCAGGCAAAGAGCTGCATCTACTGGACTAA
- the dcd gene encoding dCTP deaminase has product MAIKSDRWIRQQATEHGMISPFSEKQVRNGVISYGLSSYGYDLRVSDEFKIFTNVNSAIIDPKSFDERSFVTVVADSVIVPPNSFALARSIEYFKIPRDVLTICVGKSTYARCGIIVNVTPFEPEWEGFVTLEISNTTPLPARIYANEGLCQILFFQSDETCEVSYADRKGKYQNQTGIVLPKL; this is encoded by the coding sequence ATGGCCATCAAGAGCGATCGTTGGATTCGTCAACAGGCAACAGAGCACGGAATGATCTCTCCGTTCAGCGAAAAACAGGTCCGCAACGGCGTTATTTCTTATGGATTGTCCTCCTACGGGTACGACCTGCGCGTCTCCGACGAGTTCAAAATCTTTACCAACGTCAATAGCGCCATCATTGACCCCAAGAGCTTCGACGAGCGATCCTTCGTCACAGTCGTCGCCGACAGCGTGATCGTCCCGCCCAACTCCTTTGCGCTAGCCCGATCCATCGAGTACTTCAAGATTCCCCGCGACGTCCTGACCATCTGCGTAGGTAAATCGACCTATGCCAGATGCGGTATCATAGTGAATGTGACTCCCTTTGAGCCCGAATGGGAAGGGTTTGTTACGCTCGAGATCTCGAACACCACTCCGTTGCCCGCTAGAATCTACGCAAATGAAGGATTATGTCAGATATTATTCTTTCAGTCAGATGAGACCTGTGAAGTAAGCTACGCGGACCGCAAAGGAAAGTACCAGAATCAAACCGGCATCGTTTTACCGAAGTTGTAA
- a CDS encoding response regulator transcription factor, with protein MNQQVGLVANDPLRILGLQVILSEEAQANVVPLTIPGALHSFELSLLLIDVDSSPQLFEQLATFRRLRPDLRVIVLGRESDQEFVQRVIGAGAKGYLSHDAKESDIRLCIEVVRDGSIWAPRKVLARLIDASVTSAAAPRPSAESKFTEREGEVLNLLIEGRPNRDIAMLLGIDEGTVKAHISRLMRKVGVGNRTALTMHFLSSSSNRQAN; from the coding sequence GTGAATCAACAAGTGGGTCTGGTCGCCAACGATCCTTTGCGCATCCTCGGATTGCAGGTCATCCTGTCGGAAGAGGCGCAGGCGAACGTCGTTCCGCTCACGATTCCGGGCGCTCTTCACTCGTTCGAACTCTCTCTCCTCCTGATCGACGTCGATAGCTCGCCGCAGCTCTTCGAGCAGCTCGCCACCTTCCGCCGCCTGCGTCCCGATCTGCGGGTCATCGTGCTCGGCCGCGAAAGCGACCAGGAGTTCGTCCAGCGCGTCATCGGAGCAGGAGCCAAGGGTTATCTCTCGCATGACGCCAAGGAAAGCGACATTCGGCTGTGCATTGAAGTGGTCCGTGACGGCTCGATATGGGCTCCGCGCAAGGTGCTTGCTCGTCTGATCGATGCGTCCGTCACCTCCGCGGCGGCGCCACGCCCCTCGGCCGAATCGAAGTTCACCGAGCGCGAGGGTGAGGTGCTGAACCTCCTCATCGAAGGCCGTCCCAACCGGGACATCGCGATGCTGCTGGGAATCGACGAAGGCACCGTAAAGGCCCACATCAGCCGGCTGATGCGCAAGGTCGGGGTAGGAAACCGCACGGCACTCACGATGCACTTCCTTAGTTCGAGCTCGAACCGACAGGCTAATTAG